In Fusobacterium massiliense, a single window of DNA contains:
- a CDS encoding Maf family protein — translation MILASGSPRRQEILKEVGFNFKVVVPEIEEVSKEEEPVKKILDISRKKATSVAEKCTNEYVLSADTVVVVDNKILGKPKNVEEAREYLSLLSGREHEVITAYTFMSIEKNIFLSDYSVSKVKFYKLDEETINWYIETEEYKDKAGAYGIQGKGRLLVENINGDFFSIMGFPVASFVNKLKEIGVDINEINKL, via the coding sequence ATGATTTTAGCATCCGGTTCTCCTAGAAGGCAGGAAATTTTAAAGGAAGTTGGATTTAATTTTAAGGTAGTAGTACCTGAAATAGAAGAAGTTAGTAAAGAAGAAGAACCTGTAAAAAAGATATTGGATATCTCTAGAAAAAAAGCAACTAGTGTTGCAGAAAAATGTACGAATGAGTATGTATTATCAGCTGATACAGTTGTAGTTGTAGATAATAAAATTTTAGGAAAACCTAAAAATGTTGAAGAAGCAAGAGAATATTTATCTTTATTATCGGGAAGAGAGCATGAAGTTATAACAGCCTATACTTTTATGAGTATAGAAAAAAATATTTTTCTTAGTGATTATTCTGTTAGTAAAGTTAAATTTTATAAACTTGATGAAGAAACAATAAATTGGTACATAGAAACAGAAGAATACAAAGATAAGGCAGGAGCCTATGGAATACAGGGAAAAGGTAGACTTTTGGTTGAGAATATAAATGGAGATTTTTTCTCAATTATGGGATTTCCTGTAGCTAGTTTTGTAAATAAATTAAAAGAAATTGGTGTAGATATAAACGAAATAAATAAATTATAA